In a single window of the Rattus norvegicus strain BN/NHsdMcwi chromosome 6, GRCr8, whole genome shotgun sequence genome:
- the Mifl3 gene encoding macrophage migration inhibitory factor-like, producing MEMRSLAWLTPRFAPSSSPCSQSLRHHAMFIRNTNVLHASEPEEFHSELTQQLAQGTGKPARFIAVHVVPDQLTTFSDMNDPCTLCSLHSISKIGGTQNRNYSKLLCGLLSDRLHISLDPVYINMNAANLGWNSSTLA from the coding sequence ATGGAAATGAGGTCCCTGGCTTGGCTCACACCACGCTTTGCACCGTCCTCCAGTCCTTGCTCGCAGTCTCTCCGCCACCATGCCATGTTCATCAGGAACACCAATGTTCTCCACGCCTCTGAGCCAGAGGAGTTTCACTCTGAGCTCACCCAGCAGCTGGCACAGGGCACTGGCAAGCCGGCACGGTTCATCGCAGTGCACGTGGTCCCAGACCAGCTCACGACTTTTAGCGACATGAACGACCCCTGCACCCTCTGCAGCCTGCACAGCATCAGTAAGATTGGTGGCACCCAGAACCGCAACTACAGCAAACTGCTATGCGGCCTACTGTCAGATCGCCTGCATATCAGTCTGGACCCGGTCTACATCAACATGAATGCAGCCAACCTGGGCTGGAACAGTTCCACCCTCGCTTGA